In Epinephelus lanceolatus isolate andai-2023 chromosome 7, ASM4190304v1, whole genome shotgun sequence, the genomic stretch AAAACACACCCTCCACTcctttctctgtttatcagacgcCGCTGTGGACTGTTTCACCAGGAGGAGAGCACGGAGCAGCTCAGACACAGACCTTTAGTTGGTGTCCAGCAGCAGTAtcaggtctaacctgtgtaacagcagcaacagaaagtttgctgatcaggCGGTAAGGTGGGGCAGTCTGGCCCCTGAGCTGGGGTTTGATCTGTCTGGATTCAGGATGCTGCAGTCACTGACTGGAGGTcagtctctggagctgctgcctgctctcctcctggtgaggtggtctgtggcggcggggagtgaggcggaggacactgtgatttgaggctttagctaacgttagctacataaagatgaagctgcagcagctgttacCCCTTAGCTCctgttagcagaaggctaaactgttGAAATATTCTCTGTTCGTCTCTGAAACTCTTCACTgatactgacgtgttttatttagtttatagTCAGACTCTGTTTATTAAGGTCTCGCTCTCACAGAAAGCGTTTAAGAAGCTGGAGGcgccattttttttaacttgtggCATTCGATTAGAAAAGGCAGTGTGGTGCGCATCGTATTTTGTAACCTGCAAAGCACTTCCTGTGTGACTGGGGCCTCAGTCCGTCTTCCTTTGTTGGGTGTCTTTCAGTGTAGTTGTCAACATTTAAACTTTCCCTGCAGGATTCTCCTCCACTGAATCAGACTGTCACCATCTGAAGGGACGTGCACGCTCATCTGTAGAACAACCAATAGGAACGCCACCTCTCTGAAACGTcctgtgattggacaaaatctcCTGAAAACCAGGTGAGGTGCAGGAGTCCTGTTCTCTCTGAGGACACCTGAATCCCAGTTTGATCTGTACATGACTTCATCAGGTGAATGAACGTCTGTCAATAAGGTTAAagttacttcctgtcagccttTACTTTGGTGGCCCCCTTTTCCTTTTGATCCTATAGGGCTTCGGTGACATCAAGCTCTTGAAGAACGGAAACAAGGTATTGCGTCATTTAATGTTTCATGATGTTTGTGTGGTGATGTGTGTTTGAATCGACTTGACAGGAAGCGAgtgtttaaatttaaatgtatcGCTGTCACAGCAGtcatcagtgacatcacagtgataCTGGCTTTACacgtaaatatacatatatacagtatatacacacacacacacacacacatatatatgtgtgtgtgtgtgtgtatatctgatatgtatttatttacatttatgagCTGATTTAATGCATCAGTGTGCTCTGTAGTTCTGACGGTGTTTCGGAGTGAAAAAGTTAACGATGCTGTTCAAATAATTTGGATGAACACAATTAGACTTAAAAACATCAGAGAGTTTCACCATCGTCTGGCCTGGAGGTCTCTACATGATCAaaggttattatgggatttttacCCAATGACACCAAActaaaactgcctaccccagctttaaactGAACCATTATCTCTTCACTGATAAACAGGTTAAAGTCTGCAGAGAATTCTGCTTCatgctgccacctgctggtcaaaATACATCACTACAGGTGAGTAACAGGGgaagacattttattttacattttctatGGAACTAAACACCTAAATAATACTTTAACACTGATAACATCAGTTCTtcagtagaaaaaaacaaagtaaactaAACTCTGTGTTTAATGTCAGTAACGTTCAGAGGTCATCAGGTGAACCTGACgtttgttttctctgcagcTGCTGGTTAATTTTGAACTTCAGCTTTTGACCTTTTGTCTgacatcagatcagatcagtcCAAAGATCAACGACAACCAGCAAACTTCACAAAATTCAGCAACTTCAGTAACTTCAGCAACTACAAATCTGTGAAGCACagatcagacacacacacacacacacacacacacacacactcagctgacTGATCAGAGATCAGCCTGATTGATCCTGGAGGATCCGTCCTGGTGACTTTCAGGCCTGTCACAGTCTGCAGCTGGACTCAGAGCTCTGGTTACATCCGGTTATTGTCTCAGGCGTAGGTGAGGTGTAGTTTAGGTGTAGTTCAGGTGTAGCTGAGGTTAAACTcacctgagcagcagcagcagcagcagcagctgcaggtgagAGCAGTGCCGCAGCTGATCTCAGAGACAAGCTCCTTAATTTCAACATGGTGAAACTGTAgtgacaggaagagagaggTGAGCGTAGAGGAAGttatcagacagacagagatccTCTGTGACAGAGAGGTCTCACtacacacaggaaaaaaaaagtccagccCAGAATGTGTACAGTGTTACCATAGCAACTGATGTTAAACAgaactataaaataaatttcagtaaattaatttcctgtttttacagtttctggctgataaatgatgtaatttaggcaattaataaaacatgcctttttattttatttttattctttcttttttacttactttatttttctttattttggaccgcatgttttctatttttcttttttctgtattttttgtctttttcttttttttcttgttgttttttattttccttttattccttttttaatttttgtattatttttttcctttttctcttattttctttattttggaaggtgtgtttttgttgcacgTGATGTGTCAAAAATGGACCGTTGGAAATCAAATGATAATTTTCTGTTCttaaagttttctttacaattcagtggtgaaataaaaacaaaatctataATAACAGTTAAAATGTTGAGCTGagccaaataaaaaacagaagtccctccccagtgctttaAGACATTATCTGAcacgcctcctcctcctcctcctcgctccCCTGTCAAAGGCCAACACactcataaaacataaaaatacttTCACATTATAAAAGAACTGTTGGTTTACTGAATACTAAGCATGTGACCTCAGtgatgatgaatgaatgaatgaatgaatgaatgaatgaatggtgttggtggtggtgatggtgttATGGATGTTGAGTCTCTGCAGGTTGTCTGGTGAGAACAGGACAGATGTTGATGGTGATAAATCCAGTTCACACATTTTGTCTCCTGAATAGTTCTGCTGCAgcctttgtttgattttatataatatttaattttgttttatttgtaccAGGTTTATCTTTTGTTAATTATATTCTGTCTTTTAAATCTTTCTaaatacatgtttgtgtgtgtgtgtgtgtgtgtgtgtgtgtgtgtgtgtgtgtatgcagcgatcagccaaaacattaacccactgacaggtgaagtgaacaacatcgatcatcttgttacagtccAAAGTTCTGTTGGGAAACATTTGGTCCTGGTGTTCATGTAGATGCTACCTGATGTGCTCCACCCACCTGAACACCAgtgcagacaaaataaaccaaaataaaccccctcatggcagcagcacttACTGATGTCAGCACCAGCACGTCCCACAGATCTTTGATCAGATCAGGATTTGGGGACTGTGGAGgtcaggtcgacaccttgaggtCTCGCCACGTTCCTCggaccattcctgagcagtttttgtggtgtagCATGgagcattgtcctgctgggggccACAGCTCCTGgggagtgctgctgccatgatcAGGTGGGTGGAGCCTGTCAGGTGGCGTCcacatgaatgaacattggactgtaacaagatgatgagtgttgttcacttcacctgtcagtggtttaatgttttggctgatcgctgtatgtgtgtatgcatttatatatatatatgtgtttatttgttcctgtatttatatttacactAAAGGTAATACATAAATGTGCCTTGAAGAGGCCTCAGTCACACAGTAGGTGCACTGTATTCATCCTGTGCAGGTGACTGAAGCTGAGGTGTGATCACAGAGATACTGAGAACCTGTTGTGTGACTGTACTTTGTttactcattattattattatcattattattattattggtaatagtaatttttattttttacttttagtttattttatgtttatgaATAATGTGTTCTGTAATGAACTTCTTGTGATGTGTCATTATATGtacaggtgtgttcaggtgtgttcaggtgtgtacaggtgtgttcaggtgtgggTCCGTTTTTATCTTTCGTTCTCaaggaaacaataaaaacatactggTAATTAAAACCCCAGAAGAATCATGACAGATGAAGAGATGAGGAGAATATTTCCCTCATTACTGAAGGAGAGTGTCAACAAGGAGTAAACTGTTGATGATGTAACACTGTTGCTGTGGACTCAGAGGGCTGAGGAGGTGCAGGAGGCTCCCTCAGTGTTCACTGACTAATGAACAGGAATGACGTCACCagggttcacacacacacaatggtcACAAACAGCATCACCATATAGTGTGACGTCAAACTACCACGAGGCCAGAGCGCTGTCATTACACACGTGACACACGGCAACACCAGCTGTTATAATAATATGATACTGAAATAACACTCACACTGTCATGGAGACATGACGTCACAGGCCAGGTGGATATAACCAGGTGAGACAGAGTCCAGggacacacaggagagacaggTGTCCTTCAGGTAAAGACAGGTGTCCTCTGATGCTGCTCAGTTTCACAGACTGATGGaggaggctgtgattggtgcagcAGGTAAATTAACTCTGACACGACCTGTGCACGTGAGCAGAGAGTGAACAGCTGACAGATGAATGTTTCAGACTGTTAGAGACAGGAGGAgcctctgaacacacacacacacacacacacacacacacacacctgtataGATTATCTTCATGTGTCTGTTTATTTCATCGCAGTAAATCTTTataaacagtttttgtagttttgttttctGAAGCAGCCGCAGAGTGAGACCTCATGACGTCATCACCTCCTCAGACGGCTTAAACTTTGCGACGTCAcgatgtttaaattaatttatttaataactgATCGTGTGTGACCTTCTGACGTCACTTGCGTGTTTGAgacatttgttttaattgtgaaaatatatttttttaacggATGTTAAATAAACTACGAGTTTACGTCACATCCGTTCAGGAAGTTGTGTGGCAGCAGCGCATGGAGTGTCAGAGCGGTCTCGTGCGTGTGGAGCTCCAAGGTGAGcgcggtgtgttcaggtgcagtCGGAGGTGTTAGACATGTGGACGGTGTTCCGGGTCGGTGTCCTCCGGGCCGGGAGGACCGGATGGACCGGATGGACCGGATGGACCGGGCTCCGTCCTCCGGCCCGCCGTGTCCCCGCCGCAGTGTCCGCTCGGTGTCTGACCCGGCAGCTGAGCAGCAGAGCCGGGAGGagggagccgagctgcaccgtGGACCCTCAGCTGGAGGAGAGGTTCGTGTTCGTGGAGTGTACAGGTGAGACACCGGAACTCAGGACAGCTGCAGGGACTACAAATACCACATTGTTTATTAACAACAGTGATGGGTGATTGATTGATCGGCCTTTGATCACTGACAGGAAGCTGACACACTGACCCATCAGTTACAGCTGCTggtcacacaataacaataattagtccactgagtgcacagctgCCCAcgtgcagtttcacatggtgtgtgtttgggatacaggtcatagaaactgcagattaaatatgaacccattaagaagagcaatgtattcagacagagtgtttgtgaagttgatagtacgattgctttattgaaagtacagtagtaccattgccaatagtgggatagttagtgggctaaaactgtacattagtagttgaggcagcacgttgaaaggcagatagttaaagtgtttacatgttgtattgacttaaaagtggggcgcactggtagttcacatgggaaaggtgcagctagcccttgttgcagcagcataccataccatgacttagtcataccaaacattagaaaacaacaccaacattggtccacagggggagccacagcgatcggtcgcattttagccattttgaagcatttttctgttgttatagcgccacccagttgccaattagagttaaatttctccagtcaccttgaggcgtcctgttctacatatctaccaagtttagtaaaaatccatatggcggttaggcctagataagaaatgagctctctagcgcccccattttgtttgatggggtcaataatggaggggtcccctcagattatgtgtggtcatatgcctacaaagttgcgtggtgatgggtgaaacccttgagatgttatacacctttatgtgatgagccacgccctccgcaatattcattgccttatagaagctcagttttagtaagttttccaacttttgccaagagggaactttagatattggtccctagattatgttcacccagtttcatgcagatcgctcaaacttcctaggaagagatccatttgaagtgtttttcaaaaaattcaaaatggtggaaaatctatataagcggaagttatgggttcttgaggcaaatgtgttcctcatgaggagaggcatctctgtgcaaagtttcatgtctctacgacatacggggcatgagatatgcacattcacagtttgacatttcaatgggttgctatagcgcccccctttggccaattgatgtaatattgcttcattggcatcctcccatgaccctctaccactgtgccaaatttcacatggattgaccaagtcagtgaggagaaaaacgtggaacacacacacagagtgtttGTCATTATACAGTCAGATgattgtttctttgttttggaGGCAACACGTTGTTCATGCTAAAttgaaaaacttaaaaaaaaaaaaaaaagtatatatatatatatatatatatatatatatatatatactttaaaAAATCCTGTTTTGACCTTTATTCAGTGTCACACAGTTCAAATACAGGATCTTAATGTTTTAACTGATATTTCActatattgtttattttgtaaacacATTAATTCTACAACATGTTATGATCACGTTGAGACAGGAGCAACAAAAGACAGTGAAACACCTGTTTGGAAGATTCTACAGGTGAACTGGTAACTGGTTCACACAGTGTGAGATGTTCATGGTTTAACTGTCTCACAGAATATCACATGATTTATATTGTTATTAGAAatattgttggttgaacaaatgttttattgctgaaactgaaacttgaaacattttgttaataaagtttgtgtaaaaagtcaaAACTTAGAAAATAACTCAAATAATTTAAAGGAGCGACTCAACGTCCAGCTGCATTTTTTGTTTCCAGTATCGTACACAAGCAGATGTGAAACCGTCAACTTTCATATCTCAGTACATTAAAACCCGTGTGTCGCTGCAGCTGTCGAGCTGAGTGTTGACTGTGATGATGAGTCGTAGACGTCAGCTGTGTCTCAGTTCAGGCGCCGCAGCCTCTGAAGGTCGCGACCTTCATGGTCGACATCGGCCACGTCCTCTGAAGACGCATCAGCCAAACTGAACAGTGTTTGAAATGTGACAGTCTGGTCAGcggaggatttcctggttgtGTCACCAGTTGTTCTCACCCCGACCCGCTGGCGTTCCTGTTACCTAGCAACCAGCTGTGCTTGATGAAAGAAGGAGTCAGTCAGTCGGTCAGTTAGCCCTGAGTCATGGACCCACAGACTGgtgttatatatatttataatttaattCTTGATGTCTGATgtatttcaggctgatggagCGTTTTCACGTGAACCTATTAAATTCAGATTAGCTAAGCTGTGTGCTTTGAGCTAATGTTAACAACAGCTAGCCGTTAGCTAGTTAACTTAATATTTAATAATCACCAGAGTGCAGTTCATCCTCCAGATTCTGGGACAGAAGGCTGCATTTCTCTGCTGCACCTGAAGGAGCCTTAGACGTGAGGCGGCCGTGGTCTCGCTGATGTGACGCCGCCTTCAACATCTGCAGCTCTGAACTGAGACTCAGCTGTTCGTCCACCTCTCAGAGgaagtcttcttcttctgtggttctgattcttcttcttctctcctgctGCGCTCAGATCCAGAGGAGGACCACCATCAGGAGGAGAAAGACTTCCTCCATCAGCtgagcctctcctcctcctctgctcctcctcctggtcctcccgctgctcctcctcctcctcagagaAACCTGAGGTCTCTGGAGCGGCAGCTGCAGGTGTTGAAGGGCGTGTCCCAGCGGGAGGCGGAGCCTGACTCTCTCATCCAGTTTCACGACGTGGACTTCCCGCTGGACGAGAGTGTAGTCGtagcaaagaagaagaagaagaagaagaaggcggCAGGTAAAGGTGAGCATAAAGTCTACGGCACCCCGGATGTTGATGAGCCAGTGAGTGACACCTGCTGCTCCGGCTGCGGCGCCATCCTGCACTGCACCGACGCCGCCGTCCCTGGATACCTGCCCAGTGAGAAGTACAAggtgctgctgcaggaggagcGTCTGAGCAGTGCCACGTGTCAGCGCTGCCACCTGCTGACGCACCACCACAAGGCCCTGAACCTCCAGATGTCCTCTGAGCAGTACCGCGCCGTGGTGAAGCAGCTCTGCCCCCTCAAGGCTCTGGTGCTGCTCATTGTCGATCTGCTGGACGTCCCCGACTCCATCGTCCCCGACCTGCCCGAGCTGGTGGGGACCAACAAACACATCGTTGTCCTCGGCAACAAGATCGACCTCCTGCCCGGAGACTCGCCCAACTACCTGCAGCGAATCAAACGCCAGCTCTCCCAGTACTGCCAGGACGCCGGCTTCGGTAGTCAGGTGACCGACGTCCACCTGATCAGCGCCAAGACCGGGTATGGCGTCGAGTATCTGATCTCCAGCCTGCAGCGCTCCTGGAAGTACAAAGGTGACGTGTACCTGGTGGGCAGCGCCAACGCTGGCAAGTCGACGCTCTTCAACACGCTGCTGGAGTCCGACTACTGCAAGTCCAAAGCCTCTGATGTCATCCACAAGGCCACCATATCGCCGTGGCccggtgaacacacacacacacacacacgccattTATTTCCCATCATGCTCTGGGAGCATGATGGGAAATAAAGTCTGTACACACAGTTATGTAATCATGATGTTTCCTCTTTGGGTCACCTGAACGCCTCTCTGTGGTTTCTCCTGCTGCGGTGCGTTCAGGGACGACTCTGAACCTGCTGAAGTTTCCCATCATCAACCCGACTCCGTACAGGATGTTCAAGAGGCAGGAGCGCCTGAACGCCACGTCGAGACAGACGGAGAGCGAGCTGTCAGAGGACGAGCGGAAGACACTGAGACACTTCAGCAAGCAGGGATACCTCGTGGGTGAGATGGGGGAGACGAAGGGGCGGTTTGATGACATTAATTTGAAACCATCAATGAATCTTAACCtcacctgtctctctgtccatctgtccatctgttcatctgtccatctgtccacctgtccatctgttcatctgtccatctgtccaccTGTCCAGGTCGTGTTGGCAGGACGTTCCGGTCTGACATCAGATCCAGAGACGATGAGATCGAGTTTGATCCCGACAGTTTGGCTTTTGGAGAAAATGATGACGGAGACATGACGACAGGTGAGGACACTGAGAGGGACATCTGATTGGATGAATGATCTCTGATGTCATCAGGGAGATGAGGCTCATTagcatatttttaatttattgcttaaaatatatttttattaggaagttttttctcttaaagggacagttcagatttatttgtccacagtcagtgtgttacagaCAGCAGGTGTTAGTCAGCAGGAAAGAGTCTGACATGGAGCTCAGCGATGTCCTGttaatgtttctgtctttgacctctgtgtgacctttgacctctgtgtGACCTTCCAGCTCCTGGCAGGTCAGCTGATGAGTTCACCTTCAACGAGCTGAAAGACGCTCACTGGCTGTTCGACACTCCGGGAATCATCAAGGAACACGATGTGAGACTCTGAGACTGTTACTGTGATGATGTCAGACCACCTCAACGGCCAATCAACTGTCAGCTCTCATGTTTGTCCCTCCccccgtctctctgtctgtctctcagatcCTCGGCCTGTTGAcagaacaggaagtgatgtcagtgGTTCCCTCTCAGGCCGTGGTCCCCCGGACGTTTGTGTTGAAGCCCAGTATGAGTCTGTTTGTGGGAGCTCTGGCCAGGATCGACTTCCTGCAGGTCACTACActaatgacaacaacaacataataataataatcataatacataataatacattatttatgttatttcctctttgtgtttctaaTCTGTGTCCCAGTGTTTGTCGTCAGCTGTTGTGTCTTTACGACGTATTTaaaatttattgttttattatttaatattatttattaatttatttccagGCTGAAAAaattaatgtaattttttatttatttaatattaatataaatgtaagtttgttttcttaaaACACAGCTGTTACTGATCAGCTGTTATTGATCGGTTATCATTGATCTGGTGTCCACAGGGGGGGAAGTCGTGCTGGTTCTCGGTGGTGGCCTCCAGTCGTGTCCCAGTTCACATCACCAGTTTGGAGAAAGCCGACAGCATCTATGAGAAACATGCGGGACACGTCCTGTTGGGGGTGAGACACACCTGTCCTGAGGACGTTTAAAGTTTTACCATCACACTTTAGATGAAACCACGCCCACTTTGCTGAGTGGGCAGGGAGTCAGGATGTTGGTCCGACCACTGAAGGTCCGTCTCTAGGAAAATAACAATACGGAtagttaaagggaaactttgctgattgtTAACAGCTCTGTGTCGTCACAGTGTGTGCGGGGAAAGTCCTGAGGACGCTCGCCGCGCCTTtcgtctgcacacactgcagtgaCGGAGCTGGTTGAAAACTCGAGTTCAACCAGCGACTGTTTGAAacaacagataaacagagaggCGTCGAAACCCAAAGTCCTGCCTGTGAGGACGAGAGGGGGGAGAGTTCCTCGGGTTAAAAGCCTCTGATGAGCTCAACCTGCGTCGTTTCACAGAGCGCCAAGTGAGCCAGGTGACCGTTGGGCCTCAACATGTGGCAGCCTGCTTTTGTCATACGGCAGTGGGCGTGGTTTCATCTAAAGTGGGCTGGAGAAACGACAGACAAATCCTGAGGTCACCTGATGACAGTCAGCTGTCTCTATGACATcatgctgatgtgtgtgtgtgtgtgtgtgtgtgtgtgtgtgtgtgtgtgtgtgtgctgcgttcAGGTTCCTCAGGGAGGGTCGGAGCGTATGAAGCAGTTCCCAGCGTTGGTTCCTCAGGAGTTCAGATTGGAGGGTCGAGGTTACCTGGAGGCCGCCGCTGACGTCAAGCTGTCGTCTGCAGGTAAACAACACCTGACATGTATCAGCTGAGTGTCACCGTGACAACAGATGATGTTGCAGAGCTGATGATGCAAACATGACATCACTCATCACAGAATTCTGATGAAACTTCgcatcaatatttttataaacaaacattataaatacataaataacacAGTCGTCCTGGAACTAACAggagctgctgtctgtctctctgtttctgtctgtctgtctgtcctcaggttGGGTGGCGGTGACGGCGCCAGCAGATGATCAGGTGGTGTTGAGGGTTCACGGCCCAGCGGCGGCAGGTTTCAGTCTGAGGACGCCGCCTCTTCTTCCTCACATCGTGTCCCTGAAAGGAGAACGCATCAAAAAGTCCGCCGCCTACAAACCCATGAAACCTGAGGGGCTGGTGGACGGAGGACTGTCAGCCCGCAGCGCAGAGAGGCTGCAggtaaagaagaaaaagaagaagaaatgaacTCCAGCACCTGCAGACTGAGGGACGCTGTGGTTTCCATGGTGATGATTGTTCACACTGCAGAGGACGTTCTTCTGCGCTGGAGAAACTTTTAGGGTGCGTTTGGAAATACTCGCCCTGAGTACTGGAGCTTTTTCTGGCTCAAATGGGAGCGTTGTTGGGAGTGTCCTGTtcagttattcagagcaccacacactcagagcagcagagcgccgagcagAGTGAACGTGTGATTCATTAATTCACGTAGAAATAAAACGCTCAGTTTCTTCAAACATCAGCGCTCTCATTTCAGCATCAGACTGGATTTATGAACTCAGTCTGCGGCAAAGGACTTAATGGATGTAATAATCGTGATGTCACTCTTGAGGGGTTGTCACTTCCTGTGTTCTGGATCTTTGACTCAGTCGGATCATGATGTCAATAATATTTGGATTGTTTGTGCAGCGCTTCATTATAAATGTGTTTTAGTTTCTTTTGTAAAGACTGGTTTATATGTTTGTACGCTGTGCCACAAGGGGGCAGTACACATCCTGCTGAGAAAACtaatgtgcatgtttttgtgcACGTCTACGTCTTCTGTGGTTATATATCAGTCTctgcttgtgtttgttgttttttaaatttgagtTCTGGATTTTTTCAataacacagaaacaaaaacaacctcACTGAGtttaaaaatctttatttaaaaaaaagcagataAAATATGATGAAGATTAAACTGAATGTGTCGATGAATCAAACCTCAGAGTTAAACAGACAGTTACATTATGAACAGTTATTAATATGAGAGATTCTTATTAATGTTTCCATCAGTTCAGTCAGAGGAAGAATTTTCTCATCCTGTTAATATCGACAACAGGAAGTCTTTTATTCAGCTTATAGGATAAAGATGGTGTTATTTTATCTTCATTAATAACTGACAGCTCCTGTTGTGGAGTTTTAATGTTTATGGAGAGATGATATTTGTTAAATTCAAAGTTGGTTTCGGAGCTGAAATAGTTTGACATGATCAGTAAACTTCGGGATGTTTGAGAACATGATGAATCAATTAATCTTTAacatgatggatggatgagtgaGAATAATGTGATGACAGGAAGTTAACACCAGTTTATCCTTTAATGTGACGGCCATTTACAGAAACATGAATATACAGTTTGAtatcacacacagaggacagagggcgGCCGCCTCCACGTGTCACTGTGATGagaataaaacatttacaacTGAAGAAGTCTCGTCACGTTAAACTTCATCAGGATCT encodes the following:
- the noa1 gene encoding nitric oxide-associated protein 1 → MWTVFRVGVLRAGRTGWTGWTGWTGLRPPARRVPAAVSARCLTRQLSSRAGRREPSCTVDPQLEERFVFVECTDPEEDHHQEEKDFLHQLSLSSSSAPPPGPPAAPPPPQRNLRSLERQLQVLKGVSQREAEPDSLIQFHDVDFPLDESVVVAKKKKKKKKAAGKGEHKVYGTPDVDEPVSDTCCSGCGAILHCTDAAVPGYLPSEKYKVLLQEERLSSATCQRCHLLTHHHKALNLQMSSEQYRAVVKQLCPLKALVLLIVDLLDVPDSIVPDLPELVGTNKHIVVLGNKIDLLPGDSPNYLQRIKRQLSQYCQDAGFGSQVTDVHLISAKTGYGVEYLISSLQRSWKYKGDVYLVGSANAGKSTLFNTLLESDYCKSKASDVIHKATISPWPGTTLNLLKFPIINPTPYRMFKRQERLNATSRQTESELSEDERKTLRHFSKQGYLVGRVGRTFRSDIRSRDDEIEFDPDSLAFGENDDGDMTTAPGRSADEFTFNELKDAHWLFDTPGIIKEHDILGLLTEQEVMSVVPSQAVVPRTFVLKPSMSLFVGALARIDFLQGGKSCWFSVVASSRVPVHITSLEKADSIYEKHAGHVLLGVPQGGSERMKQFPALVPQEFRLEGRGYLEAAADVKLSSAGWVAVTAPADDQVVLRVHGPAAAGFSLRTPPLLPHIVSLKGERIKKSAAYKPMKPEGLVDGGLSARSAERLQVKKKKKKK